The following are encoded together in the Aciduricibacillus chroicocephali genome:
- a CDS encoding type IV pilus twitching motility protein PilT, protein MHDIDTLLRKAAEMGASDVHLTVGSTPVFRMDGKLSLIGDELLTEEDTIEMARHLLPQNEFRTFEEVGEVDASYHLQGAARYRLSIFRQKQNTTIVARIIPSHIPSIEDLKMPKVLEKIAMSPQGLFLVTGPTGSGKSTTLAAMIDFINKNTSKHIITLEDPIEYTHSHKKSLVHQREIGFDTDSFANALRASLRQDPDIILVGEMRDLETISTAITAAETGHLVLATLHTNSAPQTIHRIIDVFPPGQQEQIRIQLADVLAGVLSQRLFPKKDGAGRVAATELLIRNPSVANLIRNGKVSQITNVMQTSRALGMHTMQMSIQELLQKSLVDLKLVEPYMARTGDN, encoded by the coding sequence ATGCATGATATCGATACTTTGCTCAGGAAAGCAGCAGAAATGGGAGCATCCGATGTACACCTGACAGTCGGTTCAACTCCTGTATTCCGCATGGATGGCAAGCTCAGCCTTATTGGCGATGAATTGCTAACAGAGGAAGATACGATTGAAATGGCTCGCCATTTATTACCGCAAAATGAATTTCGTACTTTCGAGGAAGTGGGTGAGGTAGATGCTTCCTATCATCTGCAAGGAGCTGCCCGCTATCGTCTGAGCATTTTCCGCCAGAAGCAGAATACAACGATTGTCGCGCGAATTATACCAAGCCATATCCCTTCCATTGAAGATTTGAAAATGCCGAAAGTGTTGGAAAAGATTGCGATGTCTCCGCAAGGACTTTTTCTTGTAACAGGTCCGACGGGGTCGGGGAAATCAACGACACTCGCAGCAATGATTGATTTTATTAATAAAAATACTTCAAAGCATATCATCACATTGGAAGATCCGATTGAATATACCCATTCTCATAAAAAGTCGCTCGTGCACCAGCGTGAAATAGGATTTGACACAGACAGTTTCGCCAATGCTTTGCGGGCAAGTTTGCGTCAGGATCCGGATATCATTCTTGTCGGTGAAATGCGCGATCTTGAGACGATTTCAACAGCAATTACGGCAGCGGAAACAGGGCACCTCGTCCTTGCGACATTGCATACGAACAGTGCTCCGCAAACGATTCACCGGATTATTGATGTCTTTCCGCCGGGACAGCAAGAACAGATACGTATCCAGCTTGCTGATGTGCTCGCAGGTGTACTTTCCCAGAGGCTCTTCCCTAAGAAAGACGGAGCAGGCAGGGTGGCAGCTACGGAACTTCTTATTCGAAATCCTTCCGTCGCCAACCTGATTCGAAATGGCAAAGTGAGCCAGATTACGAATGTAATGCAGACGAGTCGTGCGCTCGGCATGCATACGATGCAGATGTCGATACAGGAATTGCTCCAGAAAAGTCTC
- a CDS encoding GspE/PulE family protein, with product MARKRLGDLLVESGLITEAQVEEALKEKLPSEKLGDVLLREGLITEQQLIEVLEYQLGIPHINILQYPIDPEAVKLVPQEMAKRENLIPIKIEGSKLFVAMSDPMDYFAIEELRMATNFQIVPVIATKDALYRMISKFYDLQESLDEVMNELRPEDNLEDAGIADEDSPIVRLVNQIIGNAVTQRASDVHFDPQDTELKIRYRVDGVLHDERTLPKHMQNIIIARIKIMGNLNITENRIPQDGRIKMTVNYKPIDIRLSTLPSVYGEKVVMRILDLSNALDQLERVGFSNSNMEKFKEMIDKPNGIVLITGPTGSGKSSTLYAALNRLNSEEVNIITIEDPVEYQLKGINQVQVNEAVGMTFASGLRSILRQDPDIVMIGEIRDAETAQIAVRASLTGHLALSTLHTNSAVAALTRLIDMGIEPFLIASSLSGVVAQRLVRRVCRDCAETFEPTDREKEIFASHGLAPQPVKRGIGCASCNSTGYRGRVALHEVLILDDRIREMIMQSESSNVIKSYVMQQGMAFLLDDGLMKVLEGLTTTEEVLRVTSLD from the coding sequence TTGGCCAGAAAACGACTAGGAGATCTGCTTGTCGAATCCGGTTTGATAACAGAAGCTCAAGTTGAAGAAGCATTGAAAGAAAAGCTTCCAAGTGAAAAGCTCGGTGACGTCCTTCTTCGCGAAGGGCTGATCACCGAGCAGCAGCTGATCGAAGTACTGGAGTACCAGCTTGGCATTCCACATATCAATATTCTGCAATATCCAATTGATCCTGAGGCTGTAAAACTTGTGCCTCAGGAGATGGCTAAGCGTGAGAACCTAATCCCGATCAAAATTGAGGGCTCAAAACTATTCGTAGCAATGAGTGACCCGATGGATTACTTCGCGATTGAAGAACTGAGAATGGCAACGAATTTTCAGATTGTCCCTGTCATCGCGACTAAAGACGCGCTGTACCGGATGATATCGAAATTTTATGATCTGCAGGAATCACTGGATGAAGTGATGAATGAATTGCGACCGGAGGATAATCTTGAAGACGCTGGCATAGCCGATGAGGATTCTCCGATTGTCCGGCTTGTGAATCAGATTATTGGTAATGCGGTCACACAGCGAGCAAGTGATGTCCATTTTGACCCGCAAGATACGGAACTGAAAATCCGCTATCGAGTTGATGGGGTGCTTCATGATGAACGGACATTGCCGAAGCATATGCAAAATATTATTATCGCCCGTATTAAAATCATGGGGAATCTGAACATCACTGAGAACCGTATTCCTCAGGACGGGCGCATTAAGATGACTGTTAATTATAAGCCAATTGATATTCGACTTTCGACATTGCCTTCTGTATACGGCGAGAAGGTCGTTATGCGAATACTCGATTTGAGTAACGCGCTTGACCAGCTGGAACGTGTCGGTTTCTCCAACAGCAATATGGAGAAGTTCAAAGAAATGATCGACAAGCCGAATGGGATTGTTCTTATAACAGGCCCGACAGGCTCCGGGAAATCATCTACTTTATATGCGGCGCTGAACCGATTAAACAGCGAAGAAGTCAATATTATTACGATTGAGGACCCGGTTGAGTATCAGCTTAAAGGCATCAACCAGGTTCAAGTAAATGAAGCAGTCGGCATGACTTTTGCAAGTGGACTGCGTTCGATCCTCCGTCAGGATCCGGATATCGTCATGATCGGAGAAATCAGGGATGCGGAGACAGCGCAGATTGCAGTTCGCGCCTCTTTGACAGGACATTTGGCCCTGAGTACCTTGCATACGAATAGTGCAGTCGCTGCATTGACTCGTCTGATTGACATGGGGATTGAGCCTTTCCTTATTGCTTCTTCACTTAGTGGAGTTGTCGCTCAGCGTCTCGTTCGCCGTGTTTGCCGTGACTGTGCCGAAACATTCGAGCCGACTGACCGTGAGAAAGAGATTTTCGCTTCGCACGGTTTGGCACCACAACCGGTAAAGAGAGGTATTGGCTGTGCAAGCTGCAATAGCACAGGTTATCGCGGCCGAGTCGCTCTGCATGAAGTACTCATACTAGATGACAGAATCAGAGAGATGATCATGCAATCGGAGAGCAGCAATGTAATCAAGAGCTACGTTATGCAGCAAGGGATGGCATTTTTGCTTGATGACGGACTTATGAAAGTGCTTGAAGGCTTGACGACAACAGAGGAAGTACTCCGTGTAACTTCTCTTGATTAG
- a CDS encoding G5 domain-containing protein, with amino-acid sequence MKLRKWMTGMALASLLTFTTVGHGVFASAAAGDPDGSTLGGIPIEGLDKEDAKALINEEIKTWMDGGTLKLKSKYETYEIPRNVFKFHVEASWNDFRDQTKRSWSTFFLKPDRTDVPLAVTVNKRSVDLPSRMDQEKTLDRAKEVASMLGEEGPSIVYMEKAETMLQPVSSINYKIPSGTNAAALVQLVENLNGKTIKPDSTFSLLKTVKLPAELKERTQELDFLATALFELSLSTDMTIAEHHSQNELPEYAKPGMEAGVNKEMNEDLILVNGDGRSYKIAGDVFGDTVEMSLQAIPMEESYVIQLENEQPITSRIVYRYNPSLPAGVEQTEEQGEDGKKVDVYRVHKAADGTMVDKKLVRRASYLPKPQIIMTSSQEEVTAPEQNLTSPDGTLIPGQTQTPGVTDPNSSDSTTGTTIPGSTTTLPGTDGTLGTPGMTTPGITAPGTTNPGVTTPNTSTPVSPGTGSSSTQNNNLPEVSNVPPQISQASPQMKQALIDSLRDDCVRVQGPNGKDRCKNESEIMSGWLLKFLTENGVVNNNQSAPITKSPELNGILKGMK; translated from the coding sequence ATGAAACTACGAAAATGGATGACGGGCATGGCGTTAGCTTCTTTGCTTACTTTTACAACAGTTGGACACGGTGTGTTCGCTAGCGCAGCTGCAGGAGACCCGGATGGCTCCACACTCGGTGGCATTCCAATTGAAGGGCTGGATAAGGAAGATGCGAAAGCTCTAATCAATGAGGAGATTAAAACTTGGATGGATGGCGGTACATTAAAGCTTAAAAGTAAGTATGAAACATATGAAATTCCACGCAATGTGTTCAAATTCCATGTGGAAGCTTCATGGAATGACTTCCGGGATCAGACGAAAAGAAGCTGGTCGACATTTTTCCTGAAGCCCGACCGGACGGATGTGCCGCTAGCTGTAACTGTGAACAAGCGGTCAGTCGACTTGCCATCAAGAATGGATCAGGAAAAGACGCTTGATCGAGCTAAAGAAGTGGCATCGATGCTTGGGGAAGAGGGACCGAGCATTGTTTACATGGAGAAAGCGGAGACAATGCTGCAGCCAGTTTCCAGTATTAACTATAAAATTCCAAGTGGAACAAATGCAGCAGCTCTCGTCCAGCTTGTCGAAAATTTGAATGGCAAGACAATTAAGCCTGATAGTACGTTTTCCCTTTTGAAGACAGTGAAATTGCCTGCTGAATTGAAAGAGCGCACTCAGGAGCTCGATTTCCTGGCAACCGCTTTGTTTGAGCTATCTCTAAGCACGGACATGACAATCGCAGAACATCATTCACAAAATGAACTCCCGGAATATGCGAAACCGGGAATGGAAGCCGGCGTCAACAAGGAAATGAATGAAGATCTCATTCTTGTAAACGGGGATGGCCGTTCTTACAAAATCGCAGGAGATGTGTTTGGCGACACGGTGGAAATGTCGCTTCAAGCCATTCCTATGGAAGAAAGTTATGTAATCCAACTCGAAAATGAGCAGCCGATTACATCCCGCATTGTCTATCGTTACAATCCATCCCTACCAGCTGGTGTTGAACAGACAGAGGAACAGGGAGAAGACGGTAAGAAAGTCGATGTTTACCGAGTTCATAAAGCGGCAGATGGAACAATGGTTGATAAGAAGCTTGTCCGTCGCGCCAGCTACTTGCCAAAACCACAAATTATTATGACATCTTCTCAGGAAGAAGTGACAGCTCCAGAACAAAATCTTACTTCACCTGATGGAACACTTATCCCAGGTCAGACTCAGACACCAGGAGTAACGGATCCGAACAGCTCAGATAGCACAACGGGGACGACAATTCCTGGAAGTACAACGACTTTACCTGGCACTGATGGAACACTAGGAACACCAGGAATGACTACACCGGGTATTACTGCACCTGGAACAACGAATCCAGGGGTAACGACACCGAATACGAGTACACCAGTAAGTCCTGGGACAGGAAGCAGTTCCACTCAGAACAATAATTTGCCAGAAGTGAGCAATGTACCACCACAGATTTCACAGGCTTCTCCGCAAATGAAGCAAGCCTTGATTGACAGCCTTCGCGATGATTGCGTCCGTGTCCAAGGACCGAATGGCAAAGATCGTTGCAAAAATGAAAGTGAAATTATGTCTGGATGGCTGCTGAAGTTTCTCACTGAAAATGGCGTCGTGAACAACAATCAGTCTGCTCCAATTACGAAGAGCCCAGAATTGAACGGCATTCTGAAGGGAATGAAGTGA
- a CDS encoding prepilin peptidase — translation MDILNLTTFLLIGLALGYYADCVGARLASFYENGEEVGPQLSKKQGWLLFIRLNFEVKGKLRRTILSVTSGLLAILAYSVHGYSAELIVSLALLTMLIMIFTTDLLSMVIPNRVLLLFLPIFIVLRILEPLDPWWSAFAGGAIGYFIIFIIILVSRGGMGAGDMKLFGVLGIVLGWKEVLLAFFLACLFGAVIGLIMQMTGRTERKQAIPFGPYIVFGTLIAYFFGSPILEFYGGFIG, via the coding sequence ATGGACATTCTAAATCTCACAACCTTCTTGCTCATAGGCCTTGCGCTTGGATACTATGCAGACTGTGTCGGAGCTCGTTTAGCTTCATTTTATGAGAATGGGGAAGAAGTTGGGCCACAACTTTCAAAAAAACAGGGTTGGTTGTTGTTTATACGTCTCAATTTTGAGGTAAAAGGAAAATTAAGGAGAACCATCCTTTCAGTTACAAGTGGTCTGCTTGCAATACTTGCATACAGCGTACATGGATACAGCGCGGAGCTTATTGTGTCCCTTGCTTTGCTTACCATGCTGATCATGATATTTACGACTGACCTCCTTTCAATGGTTATACCAAATCGCGTCTTGCTATTATTTTTGCCAATATTCATTGTACTGAGGATTTTGGAGCCGTTGGATCCATGGTGGTCGGCATTTGCAGGAGGTGCTATTGGATACTTCATTATCTTCATTATAATCCTCGTTTCCCGTGGTGGTATGGGAGCAGGGGATATGAAGCTGTTTGGCGTCCTTGGCATTGTACTTGGTTGGAAGGAAGTGCTGCTAGCATTCTTCCTTGCTTGCCTATTCGGTGCTGTGATTGGGTTGATTATGCAAATGACAGGACGTACGGAGCGGAAGCAAGCGATACCATTCGGTCCTTATATTGTATTTGGCACCCTAATAGCCTACTTCTTTGGTTCACCGATTTTGGAGTTTTATGGGGGATTCATTGGGTGA
- a CDS encoding type II secretion system protein — MRYKVNSPENGFTLIEIIASIVLLAVVISVFLSIFPQMITWSKASEKELVSSNLSAKVAHGIYKGKYSGLAELYKEKPNCSVGYSPVILSTSDNEADSYSKKETINGVEYEISMNACLDNEEVGEKLMRVHFAIKNAETGFIMESFAFYNGGND, encoded by the coding sequence ATGCGATATAAGGTTAATAGTCCTGAAAACGGCTTTACACTTATAGAAATTATAGCATCTATTGTCCTGCTTGCGGTCGTTATTTCGGTTTTTCTCTCAATTTTTCCACAAATGATCACTTGGTCAAAAGCTTCTGAGAAGGAACTCGTATCAAGCAACTTATCGGCAAAGGTTGCACACGGAATATATAAAGGAAAGTACTCCGGACTGGCTGAATTATATAAGGAAAAACCAAATTGTTCGGTTGGTTATTCACCAGTCATACTGTCAACTTCAGATAATGAAGCTGACTCATATTCTAAAAAAGAAACCATAAATGGAGTGGAGTATGAGATAAGTATGAACGCATGCTTGGACAATGAAGAAGTTGGTGAAAAATTAATGCGTGTCCATTTTGCAATAAAAAATGCGGAGACCGGTTTCATCATGGAATCATTTGCTTTCTACAATGGAGGGAATGATTAA
- a CDS encoding PulJ/GspJ family protein produces MTNNEKGLSLVEVLAGLVLLSIISTLTTMILINVFKSNDTAAEEISIKQNANVMMSEFQRQYYETADTTLCFNPPAGLSIDKKTTVDNGGAPIEMDENYCVHDVVRKEPLNVDLYVKGNNSNKQLALKTTLVKGGQQKLTNTDTVPDAPCPTKRPIDYIDLTKQKDSSLPCNATGNYIWNGKSSCQKPPKIDGNLYITDEFEKDNYNLNVTGTVTFQNEVDLDKHSTLTIGKNACFNDETQFDDSTITVGGSSIFANEFDMDNSNMNIVGNAQFYREFDVDDSEVTIGGNAEYFNEFDVEDGNIRISGTAVFHKEFDFEGEDQDGDNDQSKYLVSIGNGATFKDEFDFDDGTLKIIGSAEFSSKADFDETFVNIGGLSSFLGEADFEKSTAALGSAFFNSKVEIGKTSMTVAKDLTSKSVEFKIKDKSSLHVLGTSTFSKRPELSDDSTICLKSDPASSSRSCPN; encoded by the coding sequence ATGACCAACAACGAAAAGGGTCTCTCACTCGTCGAAGTCCTTGCTGGCTTGGTTCTGCTTAGCATCATTTCAACTTTGACGACAATGATCTTAATTAATGTTTTTAAAAGTAATGATACAGCTGCGGAAGAAATCAGCATCAAACAGAATGCGAATGTGATGATGAGTGAATTCCAGCGACAATATTATGAAACGGCAGATACTACGCTCTGTTTCAACCCGCCTGCCGGACTTTCAATCGATAAGAAAACAACTGTTGATAATGGCGGGGCTCCGATTGAGATGGATGAGAATTATTGTGTTCACGATGTTGTGCGTAAAGAACCACTTAATGTTGATTTATATGTAAAAGGTAATAACAGTAATAAACAGCTGGCACTTAAAACAACGCTTGTGAAAGGTGGCCAGCAAAAGCTAACGAATACCGATACTGTACCTGATGCACCTTGTCCAACCAAACGTCCAATTGACTATATCGACCTTACGAAGCAAAAGGATTCTTCCCTTCCTTGTAATGCGACTGGAAATTACATATGGAATGGCAAATCATCTTGTCAAAAACCACCTAAGATTGATGGCAACCTATATATCACAGACGAGTTTGAAAAAGATAACTATAATCTGAATGTAACGGGGACGGTTACTTTTCAAAATGAAGTCGATCTAGATAAACACAGCACTCTGACAATTGGCAAAAATGCTTGTTTCAATGATGAAACACAATTTGATGACAGTACAATCACTGTCGGGGGCTCTAGCATTTTTGCTAATGAGTTTGACATGGACAACAGCAATATGAACATCGTTGGCAATGCACAATTCTACCGGGAATTTGACGTTGATGACAGCGAGGTAACGATTGGGGGCAATGCGGAATATTTCAATGAATTCGATGTGGAGGACGGTAATATCCGTATTAGCGGGACGGCTGTTTTTCATAAAGAGTTTGATTTCGAAGGCGAAGATCAAGATGGTGATAATGATCAATCGAAATATCTCGTCAGTATTGGCAATGGTGCAACGTTTAAAGATGAGTTTGATTTTGATGATGGCACTTTGAAAATTATAGGCTCTGCTGAGTTTTCTAGTAAAGCAGATTTTGATGAAACATTCGTCAACATTGGTGGACTTTCCAGTTTCTTGGGCGAGGCTGATTTTGAGAAGAGTACTGCAGCACTCGGCTCAGCTTTCTTTAATAGTAAAGTAGAGATTGGTAAAACATCCATGACAGTTGCAAAAGACCTCACTTCCAAGTCTGTTGAATTTAAAATAAAAGACAAATCCTCACTTCATGTTTTAGGTACCTCAACTTTCAGTAAGAGACCTGAATTAAGTGACGATAGTACAATCTGCCTAAAGAGTGACCCAGCTTCTAGCAGCCGCTCCTGTCCTAATTAG
- a CDS encoding APC family permease has translation MKKEKVRIPNKPNRETLDKSLKPHWVWAIALGSSIGWGAFVQPTTWMGEAGPLGVMVGFGIGAVLMMLIAVSYGFLIHKFPVSGGEFAYAFIGMGRKHAFFCSWFLTFGYICIVALNASAFVLMIKFLFPSVIENLRMYELAGWNVYLPEILIAVVLLAIFGYLNTRGGGLSGSMQFIFCVIMIAGVAAIAGWLGASPNTDVENLKPLFTPDKAPWAAILSIVAIAPWAFVGFDNIPQAAEEFNFSSKKAFGLIIFALIVAALLYSVMIFAAGITAPWQKLSGSSSTWATADAIKSVVGTGGVAILAIALVMGIFTGLNGFILSASRLLFAMSRAKVLPSFIGKTSAKHGTPKTAVIITVAIAMIAPFFGRQVLLWIVDMSSIGVSIAYFYTSLTAYKLFTWSEKDAAAGESLVASPIKKGISGFGAIASIGFILLLLIPGSPAFMGKQAFIALIIWAILGIVFYMAKRKEYNAISHDELSYLILGKKLDLGGTHPDEIREAEALAANGGETVS, from the coding sequence ATGAAGAAGGAAAAGGTTCGAATACCAAATAAACCAAATAGGGAAACACTCGATAAATCATTAAAGCCTCATTGGGTATGGGCCATTGCTCTTGGTTCATCCATTGGCTGGGGTGCATTTGTACAGCCGACGACTTGGATGGGAGAGGCCGGACCACTCGGTGTTATGGTCGGATTTGGAATCGGAGCAGTACTTATGATGCTGATTGCGGTCAGTTATGGATTCCTCATTCATAAATTCCCCGTATCAGGCGGTGAATTCGCTTACGCCTTCATTGGAATGGGGCGGAAGCATGCATTCTTCTGCTCATGGTTCCTGACATTCGGTTATATATGTATCGTTGCATTGAATGCATCAGCTTTCGTACTTATGATCAAATTCTTGTTCCCGTCTGTTATCGAAAACTTGCGCATGTATGAACTTGCAGGATGGAATGTGTATTTGCCAGAAATCCTGATCGCTGTCGTTCTTCTAGCAATCTTCGGTTATTTGAATACAAGAGGTGGCGGTCTTTCTGGAAGCATGCAGTTCATCTTCTGTGTCATCATGATTGCAGGTGTTGCTGCGATTGCAGGCTGGCTCGGTGCTTCACCAAATACAGATGTTGAAAATCTAAAACCTCTGTTCACACCAGATAAGGCACCATGGGCTGCAATTTTGTCCATTGTCGCCATTGCACCTTGGGCGTTTGTCGGGTTTGACAACATTCCGCAGGCTGCTGAGGAATTCAATTTTTCATCTAAAAAAGCATTCGGATTAATTATTTTTGCTTTAATCGTAGCCGCGTTGTTGTACAGTGTCATGATTTTTGCAGCAGGTATTACAGCACCTTGGCAGAAGCTTTCTGGGAGCTCCAGCACATGGGCAACAGCTGATGCAATTAAAAGCGTTGTCGGGACCGGCGGTGTTGCTATTCTTGCCATCGCACTCGTAATGGGTATTTTCACAGGATTGAACGGCTTTATCCTATCTGCGAGCCGTCTTCTGTTCGCAATGTCACGAGCAAAAGTATTGCCTAGTTTTATTGGTAAAACAAGCGCCAAACATGGTACGCCTAAGACAGCTGTCATCATAACAGTTGCCATTGCGATGATTGCACCATTCTTTGGACGCCAAGTACTTCTGTGGATTGTGGATATGTCATCAATTGGAGTATCCATCGCTTACTTCTATACATCACTAACAGCGTATAAATTGTTCACATGGTCTGAAAAAGACGCAGCAGCTGGGGAATCCCTTGTTGCATCACCGATTAAGAAGGGAATCTCTGGTTTCGGAGCAATCGCAAGTATTGGATTTATCCTCTTGCTTCTTATCCCAGGCTCGCCAGCATTCATGGGTAAACAAGCATTCATTGCTTTGATTATCTGGGCTATACTTGGAATTGTATTCTATATGGCTAAACGTAAAGAATACAATGCAATCAGTCACGATGAACTTAGCTATCTCATCCTCGGCAAAAAGCTGGACCTCGGTGGTACGCACCCTGATGAAATTCGGGAAGCGGAAGCATTAGCGGCAAATGGAGGAGAGACAGTTTCATAG